From Cercospora beticola chromosome 6, complete sequence, a single genomic window includes:
- the NUO51 gene encoding NADH-ubiquinone oxidoreductase 51 kDa subunit, mitochondrial precursor yields the protein MLSTPASKAALRAGATTSLPKVAARTLSTTTPAQAVAQDGQQKRGMATVQDAPPVHRHGGLKDQDRIFTNLYGHHGADLKSAMKYGDWYKTKEILLKGHDWIISEIKASGLRGRGGAGFPSGMKWSFMNPKGWDEDTKPRYLVVNADEGEPGTCKDREIMRKDPHKLIEGCLVAGRAMNCTAAYIYIRGEFYHEATVLQRAIQEAYQAGFLGENACGSGFNFDVFLHRGMGAYVCGEETSLIESLEGKPGKPRLKPPFPAAVGLFGCPSTVANVETVAVAPTICRRGASWFNSFGRERNSGTKLFCISGHVNNPCTVEEEMSIPLRELIDKHCGGVRGGWDNLKAVIPGGSSTPILPRKICDDQLMDFDALKDSQSGLGTAAVIVMDQSTDVVRAISRLSKFYHHESCGQCTPCREGSKWTEQIMHRFEKGQARSREIDMMQELTKQVEGHTICALGEAFAWPIQGLIRHFRPELEARIADHAKKSGGEALAGGWQHDAVKKGMLIAPGQ from the exons ATGCTGAGCACTCCAGCGAGCAAGGCCGCCCTGCGCGCCGGCGCGACGACCTCTCTCCCGAAGGTCGCAGCTCGCACCCTCTCGACCACCACTCCCGCTCAGGCCGTGGCACAGGATGGCCAACAGAAGCGAGGAATGGCTACAGTGCAGGATGCACCGCCGGTGCACCGACACGGCGGCTTGAAGGATCAAGACCGTATCTTCACCAACTTGTACGGACACCACGGGGCAGATCTAAAGAGCGCCATGAAGTATGGAGACTGGTACAAGACGAAGGAGATCTTGCTCAAGGGTCACGACTGGATCATATCAGAGATTAAGGCTTCTGGCCTGCGCGGGCGAGGAGGTGCAGGCTTTCCATCGGGCATGAAGTGGAGCTTCATGAACCCGAAGGGCTGGGACGAGGACACCAAGCCCCGATATCTCGTCGTCAACGCCGATGAGGGAGAGCCGGGGACGTGCAAGGACCGTGAGATCATGCGAAAGGATCCTCACAAACTCATTGAGGGATGTTTGGTCGCTGGCCGTGCCATGAAC TGCACAGCAGCGTACATTTACATCCGCGGCGAGTTCTACCACGAAGCTACCGTGTTGCAACGAGCTATCCAGGAAGCTTACCAAGCTGGTTTCCTCGGCGAGAACGCATGCGGATCCGGCTTCAACTTTGACGTATTTTTGCACCGTGGCATGGGTGCTTATGTCTGCGGCGAGGAAACGTCTTTGATCGAATCACTCGAGGGCAAGCCGGGAAAGCCACGTCTGAAGCCTCCGTTCCCAGCTGCTGTCGGTCTCTTCGGTTGTCCTTCCACTGTTGCCAACGTCGAAACTGTTGCCGTCGCACCCACGATTTGCCGACGAGGTGCTAGCTGGTTCAACTCCTTCGGACGCGAGCGAAACTCAGGCACCAAGCTTTTCTGCATCTCCGGCCACGTCAACAATCCTTGCACTGTTGAGGAAGAAATGTCCATTCCACTTCGGGAGCTGATCGATAAGCACTGCGGCGGTGTACGTGGTGGCTGGGATAACTTGAAGGCCGTCATCCCTGGTGGTTCATCGACACCGATTCTGCCTCGCAAGATCTGTGACGACCAGCTGATGGACTTCGACGCACTCAAGGATTCGCAGTCTGGTCTTGGTACCGCTGCAGTCATTGTCATGGACCAGAGCACAGACGTTGTTCGCGCCATCTCGCGTCTTTCCAAGTTCTACCACCATGAATCGTGCGGTCAATGCACACCTTGCCGTGAGGGCAGCAAATGGACAGAGCAAATCATGCACCGCTTCGAAAAGGGCCAGGCACGATCACGTGAGATTGATATGATGCAGGAGCTCACAAAGCAAGTTGAAGGCCACACCATTTGTGCGCTGGGCGAGGCTTTCGCTTGGCCGATCCAAGGTCTCATCCGACATTTCAGACCCGAGTTGGAGGCGCGGATAGCAGATCATGCTAAGAAGAGTGGTGGCGAGGCCCTTGCTGGCGGCTGGCAGCATGATGCAGTGAAGAAGGGCATGCTCATTGCACCAGGCCAATAG
- a CDS encoding mitochondrial 54S ribosomal protein bL12m (BUSCO:EOG09265HPJ): MSLAPSYAARACRQCIRSSSRFAASTIPQRTQQRRWQSTESAAAPENAKIASIVDQISQLTLLETADLVSTLKSRLNIPDMPIGGFAAAGPAGGAPAAAAAEEPEEAAPAKEEKTLFNLKLESFDAAAKPKIIKEVKAMLGLSLVDSKKFVESAPKMMKEGVPKEEAEKIIETLKALGGVVKME, encoded by the exons ATGTCGCTCGCTCCTTCCTACGCCGCGCGCGCCTGCCGCCAATGTATCCGATCTTCGTCCCGATTCGCAGCCAGCACAATCCCACAACGGACACAGCAAAGGAGATGGCAGTCAACGGAATCCGCTGCTGCTCCCGAGAACGCAAAGATTGCCAGCATCGTAGACCAGATTAGCCAATTGACGCTTCTTGAGACGGCAGACCTTGTATCGACGCTGAAG TCACGATTAAATATCCCTGACATGCCAATTGGtggctttgctgctgctggacctGCAGGCGGAGCTCCTgccgcggcagcagcagaggagcCCGAAGAGGCTGCTCCCgcgaaggaagagaagacatTGTTCAATTTGAAGCTGGAATCATTCGACGCGGCCGCGAAGCCAAAGATCATCAAGGAGGTCAAGGCAATGCTCGGCTTGAGCTTGGTAGATTCAAAGAAGTTCGTGGAGAGTGCGCCAaagatgatgaaggaggGTGTGCCAAAGgaggaggctgagaagaTTATCGAGACACTGAAGGCGCTGGGTGGtgtggtgaagatggagTAG